A region of the Pogoniulus pusillus isolate bPogPus1 chromosome 12, bPogPus1.pri, whole genome shotgun sequence genome:
TCCAGTGCCTGGTGATAATGTggacattgctgtctacaactacctgaagggaggttgtagccaggtgggggtcagtctcttcctccaggcaaccagcaacagaactggAGGGAACTACAAAAGAGAAATTTCTTCAGCTGCTCATCCCACATCCACATGGgccaactgaaaaaaacaaaagctgtgTGTAGGTGTGTGGTCAATGCAAGATTTGAGCTGAAGTCAAcatcctcccccccagccctgccaaacTTTGCTCCTCATCAGTGGTTGTTAACAGGAGAGCACAAGCAACCTGATGGGGAGGAACTAGCAGaagtctagaactacctgaagactacaactccctgaagggaggctgtagcagtggggttgggctcttctgccaggcaagcagcaacagaacaaggggacacaggctgaagttgtggcaggggaggtctaggctggatgttaggaggaagttgttgtcagagagagtgattggcattggaatgggctgcccagggaggtgattcagttgccatccctggaggtgttgaagccaagcctggctggggcacttaatgccatggtctggttgattggccagggctgggtgctaggttggcctggatgatcttgcatgtctcttccaacctggttgattctacagttctatgatactaggaggaagttcttcccagagagagtgatttacattggaatgggctgcccagggagatgttggagtcaccatgcctggaggtgttcaagtgaagcctggctggggcacttagtgccatggtctgggtaattggctagggcagggtgctaggttggcctgaatgatcttgcatgtgtcttccaacctggttgatttgttggttctatgattctgtgattctatgagtctatgatcttgAGGTTGGTGCCTCTCTTTAGTGTGTCTCCTGgtggctgcccctgcctttAGCTGTAAGAGGTGCTCATGTCTGCAATGCAACAATGATGTTCACTGAAAAGGAGCAAGGGGTTGTTAAAACAGAGAGACGTTAGTGGCAAGAGTCTGGAGTCCACTTGGCAGAAGTTTTGCTAAGCACTGAGactgctccttctcctcctccctcctgaggacaggtcacacagagaGATCGTCTGACCTGGCCTTGCTGCTGGCACGGCTGGTCTTGCTGAGGCGACGTTTCTCATTGAAGTAGCTCTCAGGGAAGGCAGGTGCTGCGCATTCGTTGGCCGCCTCTGGACTCTCCACGTAGCTGGACTTAatgaaggacccttccccagcagcatcctcctggccatgCACTCTCTCAGTGGCAAAGTTGGCAGTGTTCTGCTGGGAGGCCGTTCTGTTGCTGAAGGGGCTGATGAACTTCCCAGCAGGACTTGACAAGCACTGGTTAAAATCTGGTGGAGGAGTGTACATCTGGGCCCTTTCTGCTTGCGGGGCAGACTCCAGTCTGCCAGGGaccgtgctgctgctggctttatacgacctggagcacctctctttgGCTTTCTTCCAGCCCAAGTGGTagagctcagccaggctgaggaAGAGGGAGAGCACTGCCACCGCCAGCATGAAGACGATGAAGACGTTCTTCTCGGTGGGGCGGGAGACGTAGCAGTTGACAGGGTGGGGGCAAGGTGCCCGCTGGCAGATGTAGAGGGTCTCCAGGAAGATGCCGTACAGGACGTACTGCCCCACTATGAAGGCCACTTCCATGGCAGTGCGAATCAAAATGCTGTAGACATAGGTGTTCAGCAGACTTCCTCTGAGTATGATTTTGCCTCCTGATTCGTCCCAGCAAGAgagctcagccttctctgccacGGAGGACTTCTGTTGGCAGTATGTGTCACCGTCGCCTTTCAGCTCCCGCGCCTCCATTTCCGcctccttcagcttcctcttctcttccatgCGCACTGTGTGCATCGCGTGGCCCATGTACACCAGCGATGGGGTGGAGACGAAGATGATCTGGAGGACCCAGAACCGGACATGGGAGATGGGGAAAGCCTTGTCGTAGCAGACGttctcacagccaggctgctgggtgtCGCACATGAAGTCAGACTGCTCGTCGCCCCAGGAGGACTCAGCGGCTGTACCCAGCACCAGCATCCGGAAGATGAAGAGCACAGTCAGCCAGACTTTCCCCACCACGGTGGAGTGTTTGTGGACCTCCTCAAGGAACTCTCCCAGGAAACTCCAGTCTCCCATTTTTTCTGCTCACTGAGTGGGAGGAAAAGTCTCAAGAGGAGAATTTGACACAGTCTCtgtggagggagaaaaaaaatagaagagaatGGTTTTAAAGAGGGTTAGAAAATACCCAACCAGGGATGTGAAGTGATTTGTTTTGTGTCAAAGGAAATGTTTTCATCTGACCTGaaatgaacatgagccagcagtgtgcccaggtggccaagagagccagtggcatcctggcctgcatcaggaatggtgtggccagcaggagcagggaggtcattctgcccctggactctgcactggttagaccacaccttgagtcctgtgttcagttctgggccccccagtttaggagggacactgagatgcttgagcgtgtccagagaagggcaacgaggctggggagaggccttgagcacagccctacgaggagaggctgagggagctgggattggttagcctggagaagaggaggctcaggggagaccttattgctgtctacaactacctgaggggtgattgtggccaggaggaggttgctctcttctctcaggtggccagcaccagaacaagaggacacagcctcaagctgcaccaggggaaatttaggctggaggtgaggagaaagttcttccctgagagagtcattggacactggaatgggctgcccggggaggtggtggagtcgccgtccctggggctgttgaaggcaaggttggaggtggcacttggtgccatggtctggccttgagctctgtggtaaagggttggacttgatgatctgtgaggtctcttccaaccttggtgatactgtgatgctgtgaatgacatctggtttgctgaaaactttGTTCCTCATCCACTGAACACAATGTGCTgcagttttgtttgttgggttttgtttttattcagCTACTGAAATTAAAACTGATCTTTTTTGGTCTTGGCTTAACCCAACTGCAACCTGCTAAATAGGCTGCCAAAACTTTGAGCCAGATCTATTCTTGGTCCAGAAAGTCCTTTTGCTGCAGTCTGTGCATTGCATCCTCTGCAGACTGTGTAGTTAATGCAGCATTCAGCTGTTTACAAACTGAGCTCTGGGGAGTCTTTAATAGGCTGATCCCCAAGGAGATAAAACTGGAGTCTACAGCttgggctgagcagtgctcagcacttccctgtgtctggagagcaggcaggcagagagggagctgggggtgctggaagagaggagctgaagaggagccagcagtgcccaggtgggcaggagagccaatggcatcctgggctggctcaggagcagtgtgggcagcaggacaagggaggttcttgtgcccctgtgctcagcactgcttaggccacccctggagtgctgtgtccagttctgggctcctcaattcaagagagcagggctgtgctggaaggtgtccagagaaaggcaatggagctggtgagggtcctggagcagagccctgtgaggagaggctgagggagctgggggtgtgcagcctgcagcagaggaggctcagggtagagctcattgatgtctacagctacctgaagggaggctgtagccaggtggggttgggctctgctgccaggcaagcagcaatagagcaaggggacacagtctcaagttgtggcaagggaggtctaggctggatgttgttaggaagttgttgtcagagagagtgattggcattggaatgggctgcccagggaggtggtggagtggctgtgcctggaggggttgaagccaagcctggctggggcacttagtgccatggtctggttgattggccagggctgggtgctaggttgggctggctgagcttggaggtctcttccaacctggttgattctatgattctatgaatacctgTGCTGACACTTAGAATGTGAAGCTGCTTTGGGCTTCATTTCTGAGCTTGATGCCACCATAGAAGAAATGTATTGAAAACTTTCCTGGTGCCCACGTGCCCACTGCCCatgggttttgctttggttttgcagtCTTGCCAGTTGCATGTGTTTTCATTTACAAGCTGTAAATGTTTTggggagtgtgatggtttgggtgttacctcccctccttaagaaaatcatccagactaaactcatctgagctggaaattgaatgaatgaagctttatattt
Encoded here:
- the GJA5 gene encoding gap junction alpha-5 protein → MGDWSFLGEFLEEVHKHSTVVGKVWLTVLFIFRMLVLGTAAESSWGDEQSDFMCDTQQPGCENVCYDKAFPISHVRFWVLQIIFVSTPSLVYMGHAMHTVRMEEKRKLKEAEMEARELKGDGDTYCQQKSSVAEKAELSCWDESGGKIILRGSLLNTYVYSILIRTAMEVAFIVGQYVLYGIFLETLYICQRAPCPHPVNCYVSRPTEKNVFIVFMLAVAVLSLFLSLAELYHLGWKKAKERCSRSYKASSSTVPGRLESAPQAERAQMYTPPPDFNQCLSSPAGKFISPFSNRTASQQNTANFATERVHGQEDAAGEGSFIKSSYVESPEAANECAAPAFPESYFNEKRRLSKTSRASSKARSDDLSV